The Listeria welshimeri serovar 6b str. SLCC5334 genome has a window encoding:
- the cls gene encoding cardiolipin synthase translates to MRKLIQFLFIAVVLLLVEFVLINYATLLFLLTSIIIQLCGIIIAIRLLLFDQRNTSSKVAWMAVIFILPVLGTISYFVFGRNPATRKFSTAQVMEKAKLINAIHAIPNNTNEKLPRLSKRIAHLTSIEPIKGNKIEILTNGEETFPVLLDALRKAENHIHIQYYIFKTDAISTEIRDILVEKAKSGVEVRFMFDGLGSSKLSKSFLAPLKEAGVSIHAFDPITSPWIVRTANLRNHRKIVVIDGQIGFTGGLNIGEEYRSNTPDFRVWRDTHIKITGQAVIELQESFLNDWIYMENQAGAADKFISDSGLKQYFSPVDMGEEWAQVIYGGPYDKEKWVRDSMLDLIDSAKESVWIVSPYFVPDEESLAVIRRVAMSGVDVRVIIPGKGDRGISFHGSNAYVKTMIEAGAQMYAYADDSFVHAKAMLVDGTRAAIGTANFDVRSFRLNHELMVFLYDESEAMHHLKRDFKKDFEDSRLFTMKDMENKPLLTRVKEVLSSLLSPIL, encoded by the coding sequence ATGCGCAAACTGATTCAATTTCTGTTTATAGCAGTAGTTTTATTATTAGTGGAATTCGTTTTAATTAATTATGCAACGTTACTTTTCTTACTAACAAGTATAATTATTCAATTATGCGGGATTATTATTGCAATTCGTTTACTCCTGTTTGATCAACGGAATACGAGCTCAAAAGTCGCCTGGATGGCAGTTATTTTCATTTTACCTGTACTTGGGACGATTAGTTACTTTGTATTTGGTAGAAATCCAGCAACTAGAAAATTCAGCACGGCTCAAGTAATGGAAAAAGCGAAATTAATTAATGCGATTCATGCAATTCCAAACAACACCAATGAAAAATTACCAAGACTTTCTAAACGAATTGCTCATTTAACTTCTATAGAGCCAATTAAAGGAAATAAAATCGAAATACTAACAAACGGTGAGGAAACTTTTCCTGTACTCCTAGACGCGCTTAGAAAAGCGGAAAACCACATCCATATTCAATACTATATTTTCAAAACTGATGCGATTTCCACAGAGATTCGTGATATTTTGGTGGAAAAAGCGAAATCTGGTGTGGAAGTAAGGTTTATGTTCGATGGGCTTGGTTCAAGTAAACTGAGTAAATCATTTTTAGCGCCTCTAAAAGAAGCAGGAGTTAGTATTCATGCGTTTGATCCAATAACTTCACCATGGATTGTAAGAACTGCCAACTTAAGAAATCATCGCAAAATTGTTGTGATTGATGGGCAAATTGGCTTTACAGGCGGGTTGAACATTGGAGAAGAATATCGTTCTAATACACCGGATTTTCGAGTTTGGCGAGATACACATATTAAAATCACTGGACAAGCTGTAATTGAACTTCAAGAATCTTTTCTAAATGATTGGATTTACATGGAAAATCAAGCTGGAGCTGCGGATAAATTTATTAGTGACTCTGGATTAAAGCAATATTTTTCCCCAGTTGATATGGGCGAAGAATGGGCGCAAGTAATATATGGCGGACCTTATGATAAAGAAAAATGGGTTCGGGATTCAATGCTTGATTTGATTGATTCCGCCAAAGAATCAGTTTGGATTGTATCACCCTACTTTGTTCCTGATGAGGAGTCACTTGCGGTTATTCGCCGGGTTGCAATGAGTGGCGTGGATGTACGGGTAATTATTCCAGGAAAAGGCGATCGCGGGATTTCATTCCATGGAAGTAATGCTTATGTGAAAACAATGATTGAAGCAGGTGCGCAAATGTATGCTTATGCCGATGACTCTTTTGTTCATGCAAAGGCAATGTTAGTGGATGGAACACGTGCAGCTATTGGAACAGCTAATTTTGACGTACGTAGTTTTAGGTTGAATCATGAATTAATGGTATTCTTATATGATGAAAGCGAGGCTATGCATCATTTAAAACGTGATTTTAAGAAAGATTTTGAAGATAGTCGACTATTTACGATGAAAGATATGGAAAACAAACCATTACTTACGCGCGTAAAAGAAGTTCTTTCTAGTTTACTATCGCCAATTTTATAA
- the speG gene encoding spermidine N1-acetyltransferase has product MSGDLKLRPLEREDLKFVHRLNNDAKIMSYWFEEPYEAFVELQELYDKHIHDQSERRFILELDGQMVGLVELMEIDYIHRRAEFQIIIDPKFQGHGYAVSATKLAMKYAFHVLNLHKLYLVVDKVNEKAIHVYEKVGFIREGELIDEFFVDGTYHDAIRMCIFQHQYREMDI; this is encoded by the coding sequence ATGAGTGGAGATTTAAAACTTAGACCGCTTGAGCGAGAAGATTTGAAATTTGTTCACCGGTTAAATAATGATGCGAAAATAATGTCTTATTGGTTTGAAGAGCCATATGAGGCGTTCGTCGAGCTTCAGGAGCTATATGATAAACACATTCACGACCAATCAGAACGCCGTTTTATTTTAGAATTAGATGGACAAATGGTTGGATTAGTCGAGTTAATGGAAATTGATTATATTCACCGAAGAGCGGAATTTCAAATTATTATTGATCCTAAGTTTCAGGGACATGGTTATGCTGTTTCTGCCACAAAACTCGCGATGAAATATGCTTTTCACGTGTTAAATTTGCATAAACTATATTTAGTAGTTGATAAAGTAAATGAAAAGGCAATTCATGTCTATGAAAAAGTAGGATTTATTCGTGAAGGCGAGTTAATTGATGAATTCTTTGTTGATGGAACATATCATGATGCAATTCGAATGTGTATTTTCCAACATCAATATCGAGAAATGGATATTTAA
- the mvk gene encoding mevalonate kinase, with protein sequence MATGIGTAKMILCGEHAVVYGEPAISVPFTQAVVTTNVETSTKTRFSSAFFTGDLEDMPDFLAGIKALVIDVLNEIGKGECVSIHVTSGVPIGRGLGSSAAVATSIARGLYKYFNQKLDSKKLLAIVNDAEKIAHGNASGVDAITVVSEKPVWYERDRKLEIMHFPKKITFVVADTGVPSETRDAVKDVQVLYKENQAEIGKIIQQLGDISREIKHHLEGDADTVKIGAAMNRAQSYLETLTVSDSSLEKLIKVARNSGADGAKLTGGGRGGCIIAVAKNQEIAEQITKALHNAGAAQEWIFTIGEGSYESDSHRTHECGAN encoded by the coding sequence TTGGCTACAGGCATTGGGACAGCTAAAATGATATTATGCGGAGAACATGCAGTTGTATACGGAGAACCGGCGATTTCAGTCCCATTTACACAAGCAGTAGTAACAACAAATGTAGAAACTTCTACAAAAACCAGATTTTCTTCAGCATTTTTTACAGGTGATTTAGAAGATATGCCAGATTTCTTAGCAGGAATCAAAGCATTAGTTATTGATGTTTTAAATGAAATTGGCAAAGGTGAATGTGTATCTATTCATGTAACTTCAGGCGTTCCAATTGGACGAGGATTAGGTTCAAGTGCTGCAGTAGCGACTAGTATTGCGCGTGGCCTATATAAATATTTCAATCAAAAATTAGACTCAAAAAAATTATTAGCAATAGTTAATGATGCAGAAAAAATTGCTCATGGTAATGCTAGTGGTGTTGATGCTATTACGGTCGTGAGTGAAAAGCCAGTTTGGTATGAACGAGACCGGAAATTAGAAATCATGCACTTTCCTAAAAAAATTACGTTCGTAGTAGCAGATACTGGGGTGCCAAGTGAAACCAGGGATGCCGTTAAGGATGTCCAAGTTTTATATAAAGAAAATCAAGCTGAAATCGGAAAAATAATTCAACAACTAGGGGATATTTCCCGGGAAATAAAGCACCATTTAGAAGGCGATGCAGATACCGTGAAGATTGGTGCTGCAATGAATAGAGCTCAGTCTTATTTGGAAACTTTGACAGTTAGTGATAGTAGTTTAGAAAAATTAATTAAAGTAGCTAGAAATAGTGGTGCAGATGGGGCGAAACTTACAGGTGGCGGTAGAGGTGGATGTATTATCGCTGTAGCAAAAAATCAAGAAATCGCTGAACAAATAACGAAGGCGCTTCATAATGCTGGAGCTGCACAAGAATGGATTTTTACGATTGGAGAAGGTAGTTATGAGAGCGACAGCCATCGCACACACGAATGTGGCGCTAATTAA
- the mvaD gene encoding diphosphomevalonate decarboxylase has translation MRATAIAHTNVALIKYWGKRDEHLILPANSSLSFTVDKFYTKTTVEWDKNSAQDTFILNGEQKTDAKVARFIDKMREEFGITSKAIITSENHVPTAAGLASSASAFAALALAGSSAAGRDDTKEYISRLARFGSGSASRSVFGDFVIWEKGQQPDGNDSFAIPFTNKLCDKMSLVVAVVSDKEKKVSSRDGMRLTVETSPFFEKWVSAAETDLEEMKKAILNEDFIKVGEITERNGMKMHATTLGAEPPFTYFQPQSLEIMDAVRELRENGIPAYFTMDAGPNVKVICERENENIVAEKLSGLAKNVLICHAGKEASVISDEK, from the coding sequence ATGAGAGCGACAGCCATCGCACACACGAATGTGGCGCTAATTAAATACTGGGGAAAACGCGATGAACACTTGATTCTACCTGCAAACAGTAGTTTATCCTTTACGGTAGATAAATTTTATACAAAAACAACGGTAGAATGGGACAAAAACTCAGCCCAAGATACATTTATTTTAAATGGTGAACAAAAAACGGATGCAAAAGTAGCTCGTTTTATAGATAAAATGCGAGAAGAATTTGGTATTACATCAAAGGCAATAATAACTTCTGAAAACCACGTTCCGACTGCTGCTGGACTTGCTTCATCAGCTTCGGCGTTTGCGGCCCTTGCACTTGCAGGATCCAGTGCTGCCGGTAGGGATGATACAAAAGAATATATTTCCAGACTAGCGCGTTTTGGTTCTGGGTCTGCTTCTCGTTCGGTTTTTGGTGATTTTGTTATTTGGGAAAAAGGGCAACAACCAGATGGCAATGATTCATTTGCAATTCCTTTTACCAATAAATTATGCGATAAAATGTCATTAGTAGTTGCAGTCGTTTCTGACAAAGAAAAGAAAGTTTCCAGTCGTGATGGAATGCGTTTAACCGTAGAAACATCTCCGTTTTTTGAAAAATGGGTATCTGCTGCTGAAACTGATTTAGAAGAAATGAAAAAAGCAATTTTAAACGAAGATTTTATCAAAGTTGGTGAAATTACAGAACGAAATGGAATGAAAATGCATGCGACAACACTTGGTGCAGAACCTCCTTTTACGTATTTTCAACCTCAGTCACTCGAAATAATGGACGCTGTTAGAGAACTACGCGAAAATGGCATACCAGCCTATTTTACAATGGATGCAGGTCCGAATGTTAAAGTGATTTGTGAGCGCGAAAATGAAAATATCGTAGCAGAGAAGTTGTCAGGTTTGGCTAAAAATGTTCTAATTTGCCACGCTGGTAAGGAAGCGAGTGTTATATCAGATGAAAAATAA
- a CDS encoding phosphomevalonate kinase: MKNKLQVKIPGKLYVAGEYAVVESGHTAILTAVNRYITLTLEDSDRNELWIPHYENPVSWPVGGELKPDGEHWTFTAEAINIATTFLKSEGIELTPVKMVIETELIDQSGAKYGLGSSAAATVAVINALMTKFYPEISMLKKFKLAALSHLVVQGNGSCGDIASCMYGGWIAYTTFDQEWVKHRLAYKSLEWFMKEPWPMLQIETLEEPVPTFSVGWTGTPVSTGKLVSQIHAFKQEDSKNYQHFLTRNNEIMKQIIQAFHTKDEELLYSSIKENRRILQELGTKAGVNIETSLLKELADSAENFGGAGKSSGSGGGDCGIAFSKTKELAEKLVNEWETLGIKHLPFHTGRVQITE, encoded by the coding sequence ATGAAAAATAAACTACAGGTTAAAATACCCGGAAAATTATATGTTGCTGGTGAATACGCAGTTGTAGAATCCGGTCATACAGCCATTTTAACAGCTGTTAATCGTTATATAACGTTGACACTCGAAGATAGTGATCGTAATGAATTATGGATTCCTCACTATGAAAATCCAGTTTCATGGCCGGTTGGCGGAGAACTCAAACCGGACGGGGAACATTGGACGTTTACAGCTGAAGCAATTAATATTGCGACAACTTTCTTAAAATCAGAAGGCATCGAGCTAACTCCGGTGAAAATGGTTATTGAAACAGAATTAATCGACCAATCTGGAGCTAAATATGGACTAGGTTCGAGCGCAGCAGCAACAGTAGCTGTAATCAACGCGCTAATGACTAAATTTTATCCTGAAATATCTATGTTAAAAAAATTCAAATTAGCTGCACTTTCGCATTTAGTAGTACAAGGGAATGGTTCTTGTGGGGATATTGCTTCTTGTATGTACGGTGGCTGGATTGCTTACACTACATTTGATCAAGAATGGGTGAAGCATCGTTTAGCTTATAAATCACTCGAATGGTTTATGAAAGAGCCATGGCCAATGCTTCAAATCGAAACATTAGAAGAACCAGTCCCGACTTTTTCTGTTGGATGGACGGGTACACCTGTTAGTACTGGAAAACTTGTTTCGCAAATTCATGCGTTTAAACAAGAAGATAGCAAGAATTACCAACATTTCTTAACTAGAAATAATGAGATAATGAAGCAAATAATTCAAGCTTTCCATACGAAAGATGAGGAACTGCTTTATTCATCAATTAAAGAAAATCGTCGCATCCTTCAAGAACTTGGAACAAAAGCTGGTGTAAATATTGAAACTAGCTTATTAAAAGAACTAGCTGACTCAGCTGAAAACTTTGGTGGAGCAGGAAAATCTTCTGGTTCTGGCGGTGGAGATTGTGGTATAGCTTTCTCAAAAACAAAGGAACTAGCCGAAAAACTAGTTAATGAATGGGAAACCCTTGGTATTAAGCATTTACCTTTCCATACAGGGAGAGTGCAAATTACTGAATAA